In the genome of Streptomyces globosus, one region contains:
- a CDS encoding DNA-3-methyladenine glycosylase family protein produces the protein MAGRFDPLTRAAVRGGRTGVPAARQAAAAAGGALSRVWDPGGPLDPGLTLGPLRRGPGDPTFRIGEDGSVWRTTRTPQGPATLRVSADRSAGRVKGEAWGPGAGWVLDALPALLGAGDDPGVFVPRHRLVHESHRRRPGLRLTRTGLVLEVLVPTVLEQKVTADEAYRSWRRLVRAHGEAAPGPDLGLCVVPDARTWAMVPSWEWHRAGVDGKRSATIVRAARVAARLEEAAAMPPGEAAARLEAVPGIGPWTSAETLQRSNGDPDAVTTGDLHLPGIIGYALAGNRDADDAVMLELLAPYAGQRHRAARLVLLAGRTPPRRAPRMYRSDISLI, from the coding sequence ATGGCCGGCCGCTTCGATCCCCTGACCCGTGCCGCCGTGCGCGGCGGACGGACCGGTGTGCCCGCCGCGCGGCAGGCTGCCGCGGCGGCCGGCGGGGCGCTCAGCCGGGTCTGGGATCCCGGCGGGCCGCTCGATCCGGGGCTGACGCTCGGGCCGCTGCGGCGGGGGCCGGGGGATCCGACCTTCAGGATCGGCGAGGACGGGTCCGTGTGGCGCACGACGCGGACCCCGCAGGGGCCCGCGACGCTGAGGGTGTCCGCCGACCGCAGCGCCGGGCGGGTGAAGGGCGAGGCGTGGGGGCCCGGGGCCGGGTGGGTGCTCGATGCGCTTCCCGCGCTGCTGGGTGCCGGTGACGATCCGGGCGTGTTCGTACCGCGCCACCGGCTGGTGCACGAGAGCCACCGGAGGCGGCCCGGTCTGCGGCTGACCCGCACGGGGCTCGTGCTCGAGGTGCTCGTGCCGACGGTGCTGGAGCAGAAGGTCACCGCGGACGAGGCCTACCGGTCATGGCGGCGGCTCGTACGGGCGCACGGCGAAGCCGCACCCGGGCCCGACCTCGGGCTGTGCGTCGTGCCGGATGCGCGGACGTGGGCGATGGTGCCGTCGTGGGAGTGGCACCGGGCCGGGGTCGACGGGAAGCGGTCGGCGACGATCGTGCGGGCCGCGCGCGTCGCGGCCCGGCTGGAGGAGGCGGCGGCCATGCCGCCAGGCGAGGCGGCCGCGCGGCTGGAGGCCGTGCCCGGCATCGGGCCGTGGACCTCCGCCGAGACGCTGCAGCGCAGCAACGGCGATCCCGACGCCGTGACCACCGGCGATCTCCATCTGCCCGGGATCATCGGGTACGCGCTCGCCGGGAACCGGGACGCCGACGATGCGGTGATGCTGGAGCTGCTCGCCCCGTACGCGGGGCAGCGGCACCGGGCCGCCCGGCTGGTGCTGCTCGCCGGGCGGACCCCGCCGCGGCGGGCGCCGCGGATGTACCGGAGCGACATCTCGCTGATCTAG
- a CDS encoding peptidoglycan recognition protein family protein, translating to MRGFLSSAVGVAAAAALALPLALSVPAAAASGSGAAASGSAAASGLGAVPPAAPAGSTQSLPLAPLRASSDRSAVPPAAGLPEARGLAAREVERFSLVGVVWDDADAELNGRVQVRTRSVDTALWSDWQDVETHNGAHAPDPDTAERGTGPARGATAPLWVGESDAIEVRVEAERPTVRALPARLPSGLRIELIDPGVPPAGAADGKNGAGTGGLPGDDDKGPVLVPGMTMEMAEASSVNVPLAPLGATEIGALGKADSTADAVLTGEARPGAAAAPYIGPRPRIITRLGWGADEKLREKAFVYTSTVKAAFVHHTASGNNYACKDAPAVIRSMYRYHVVSSGWRDIGYNFLVDKCGTVYEGRAGGVARAVLGAHTMGFNTDSMGIAVIGTFTGTNPPAPAVKSVAALTAWKLGLFNRDPRSTTTLKSGGGNRYPKGSSVKLKVISGHRDGFATECPGKLLYGQLPTTRTASAKLQGR from the coding sequence ATGCGTGGATTCCTGTCTTCAGCGGTCGGTGTCGCGGCCGCCGCCGCACTTGCCCTGCCGCTCGCCCTGTCCGTGCCGGCTGCCGCCGCCTCCGGCTCGGGCGCCGCCGCCTCCGGTTCCGCCGCCGCCTCCGGTCTCGGGGCGGTGCCTCCCGCCGCCCCCGCCGGTTCCACCCAGTCGCTGCCCCTTGCCCCCCTGAGGGCGTCCTCCGACCGGTCGGCCGTGCCTCCCGCCGCCGGCCTGCCCGAGGCGCGGGGCCTCGCCGCGCGGGAGGTCGAGAGGTTCTCGCTGGTCGGTGTCGTCTGGGACGACGCCGACGCCGAACTCAACGGCCGCGTCCAGGTCCGTACCCGGTCCGTCGACACCGCGCTCTGGTCCGACTGGCAGGACGTCGAGACCCACAACGGCGCGCACGCCCCCGACCCCGACACCGCCGAACGCGGCACCGGGCCCGCCCGCGGCGCCACCGCCCCGCTGTGGGTGGGGGAGTCGGATGCCATCGAGGTGCGCGTCGAGGCAGAACGCCCCACAGTGCGCGCACTGCCCGCGCGGCTCCCGTCCGGCCTGCGGATCGAGCTGATCGACCCCGGGGTGCCGCCCGCGGGCGCCGCCGACGGGAAGAACGGCGCCGGCACGGGCGGACTGCCCGGCGACGACGACAAGGGGCCCGTGCTGGTGCCCGGCATGACCATGGAGATGGCGGAAGCCTCCTCCGTGAACGTCCCGCTGGCCCCTCTCGGCGCCACGGAGATCGGCGCCCTCGGCAAGGCCGACTCGACCGCCGACGCCGTCCTGACCGGCGAGGCCCGGCCCGGCGCGGCGGCCGCGCCCTATATCGGGCCGCGCCCGAGGATCATCACCCGGCTGGGGTGGGGGGCGGACGAGAAGCTGAGGGAGAAGGCGTTCGTCTACACGAGCACCGTCAAGGCCGCCTTCGTCCACCACACGGCGTCCGGGAACAACTACGCCTGCAAGGACGCGCCGGCCGTCATCCGCAGCATGTACCGCTACCACGTCGTCAGCAGCGGGTGGCGGGACATCGGCTACAACTTCCTCGTCGACAAGTGCGGCACCGTGTACGAGGGCCGTGCGGGCGGGGTCGCCCGGGCGGTGCTCGGCGCGCACACCATGGGCTTCAACACCGACAGCATGGGCATCGCGGTCATCGGCACCTTCACGGGGACGAACCCGCCGGCGCCCGCGGTGAAGTCCGTGGCGGCGCTCACGGCCTGGAAGCTGGGGCTGTTCAACCGGGACCCGCGCTCGACGACGACGCTGAAGTCCGGGGGCGGGAACCGCTACCCCAAGGGCAGCAGCGTGAAGCTGAAGGTGATCTCCGGGCACCGCGACGGCTTCGCGACCGAGTGCCCAGGCAAGCTGCTGTACGGGCAGCTGCCCACCACCCGGACGGCATCGGCGAAGCTCCAGGGGAGGTGA